A genomic region of Colletotrichum destructivum chromosome 1, complete sequence contains the following coding sequences:
- a CDS encoding Putative legume-like lectin, concanavalin A-like lectin/glucanase domain superfamily: MWFRQSLSALWLAAMAMGTAKADDGEVKSIALRTHSLNQPYLDSDMASRWYDFGGDTIVRTDSYIRLTSDRPSQTGWLFSRVPLTATNWEIEVEFKIHGKNQLYGDGFAMWVTKSRAQAGPVFGSPDNFEGLGIFFDTYKNNRPGTVFPYVMAMYGDGKTPYDKDNDGKNTELAGCSARGIRHASVPTKAKVTYFQDKLLKLELQYKSEGEWTLCFETSEPPAIPQIAYLGFSAETGELSDNHDIISVQAKNLYTTQAGKSSSKTTPGSGKGKKGSSITKESGGGSWTWTFFKIFLFFGVLGGGYVGYTAWRAKSDKRHRF, from the exons ATGTGGTTCAGGCAGTCACTGTCGGCCCTGTGGCTGGCCGCAATGGCCATGGGCACCGCGAAGGCGGATGATGGAGAAGTCAAGAGCATTGCA CTTCGAACACACTCCCTGAACCAG CCCTACCTCGATTCCGACATGGCAAGTCGGTGGTACGACTTTGGCGGAGACACCATCGTTCGAACGGACTC GTACATCCGGTTGACCTCGGACCGCCCGTCGCAAACTGGATGGCTCTTCTCGAGAGTGCCCCTGACAGCAACCAACTGGgagatcgaggtcgagtTCAAGATCCACGGCAAGAACCAGCTCTACGGCGACGGCTTCGCCATGTGGGTGACCAAAAGCCGCGCCCAGGCCGGCCCCGTCTTCGGCAGCCCGGACAACTTTgagggcctcggcatcttcttcgACACGTACAAGAACAACCGCCCTGGTACTGTCTTCCCCTACGTCATGGCCATGTacggcgacggcaagacCCCTTACGACAAGGACAACGACGGCAAGAACACGGAGCTAGCTGGCTGCTCCGCCCGCGGCATCCGCCACGCCAGCGTGCCCACAAAGGCCAAGGTCACGTACTTCCAGGACAAGCTCCTCAAGCTGGAGCTGCAGTACAAGAGCGAGGGCGAGTGGACCTTGTGTTTCGAGACCAGCGAGCCCCCCGCCATCCCCCAGATCGCTTACCTAGGCTTCAGCGCTGAGACGGGCGAGCTGAGCGATAACCACGACATCATCTCCGTGCAGGCGAAGAACCTCTACACCACGCAGGCCggcaagagcagcagcaagacgACCCCCGGTagcggcaagggcaagaagggaTCCTCGATTACGAAGgaaagcggcggcggcagctggaCATGGACCTTTTTCAAgatcttcctcttctttggcgTCCTCGGTGGCGGTTACGTCGGCTACACGGCCTGGAGGGCGAAGAGTGATAAGAGACATCGTTTCTAA
- a CDS encoding Putative Tim10-like domain superfamily protein, producing MDSESVKQSVMKQVLQEANLANARVLIEKLQENCFERCVPKPGSSLSSGETTCMTSCMEKYMSAWNQVNTAYINRIKQESSNPSNFA from the exons ATGGACTCCGAATCTGTCAAACAGTCTGTCATGAAGCAGGTCCTCCAGGAGGCAAACTTGGCCAACGCTCGTGTTCTCATCGAG AAACTTCAGGAGAACTGCTTCGAGAGGTGCGTGCCCAAGCCCGGCAGCTCTCTTTCCAGTGGCGAGACGACCTGCATGACCTCTTGCATGGAGAAGTATATGTCGGCATGGAACCAGGTCAACACCGCATACATCAACCGGATAAAGCAGGAGTCTAGCAACCCCAGTAACTTCGCGTAA
- a CDS encoding Putative nuclear speckle splicing regulatory protein: MSKSGLSFGINLGKKPGASKPAPAKRKAFGGDDSDDDAPKSGTKIETLDELGGFDLASSSTRQESGGKKSKSKTTLPTHPPTSKTKKQANAMFGDLSSSLASKKHAEAAEELDPSVYDYDGVYESFKPQKKSTKEDVERKPKYMRSLLEAASVRKRDALIAEEKKIAREREAEGEEYADKEKFVTEAYKKQQEENRRIEEEEKRREEEEAKKNKAGGMSAFYKNLLNKGEERHAEVLKAAEGKSKAGLTPAPEDDDDVGKEKSEADIAKEINEKGGSVAVNEEGQVVDKRQLLKGGLNVGAKKEAEVRQEAARPRESRPERASGTGFVGSGGKGAMRERQTRMLEAQLEAALKRSREEEEAEREKVERVTKTRKTEGEISSAKERYLARKREQEEAKRKGLAE; encoded by the coding sequence ATGAGCAAATCAGGATTATCGTTCGGGATAAACCTGGGTAAAAAGCCCGGCGCATCCAAGCCCGCCCCGGCGAAACGGAAGGCATTCGGAGGCGACGACTCAGACGACGATGCGCCAAAATCGGGAACCAAGATCGAGACACTGGACGAGCTTGGCGGCTTCGACCtcgcttcctcttccaccaGACAAGAGAGTGGCGGCAAGAAATCGAAGAGCAAGACCACATTGCCAACACACCCACCCACGAGTAAGACCAAAAAGCAGGCAAACGCCATGTTTGGCGACCTGTCAAGCTCACTCGCATCAAAGAAACACGCCGAGGCAGCGGAGGAGCTTGACCCGAGCGTTTACGACTATGACGGCGTGTATGAGTCTTTCAAGCCCCAGAAGAAGTCAACAAAGGAGGACGTCGAGCGCAAGCCCAAGTACATGAGAAGCCTACTCGAGGCGGCTTCTGTGCGGAAACGAGATGCGCTGAttgccgaggagaagaagattgCGAGGGAGCgagaggccgagggcgaggagtACGCGGACAAGGAGAAGTTCGTCACAGAGGCATACAAAAAACAACAGGAGGAAAACCGGCGGatcgaggaagaagagaagaggagggaggaggaggaagcgaagaagaacaaggcgGGCGGTATGAGCGCTTTCTACAAGAACCTTCTGAACAAGGGTGAGGAGAGGCATGCTGAGGTTCTaaaggcggccgagggcaagaGCAAGGCTGGCCTAACACCTGCGccggaagacgacgacgacgtgggcAAGGAAAAGTCCGAGGCCGACATTGCCAAAGAGATCAACGAAAAGGGCGGTTCTGTCGCCGTCAACGAAGAAGGCCAGGTCGTGGACAAGAGACAACTCCTCAAAGGCGGTCTCAACGTCGGagccaagaaggaggccgaggtcagGCAGGAGGCCGCGCGGCCGAGGGAGAGCAGGCCTGAGCGCGCTTCCGGCACAGGGTtcgtcggctccggcggcaagggcgcgATGCGGGAGCGGCAAACGCGGATGCTCGAGGCGCAACTGGAGGCGGCGCTCAAGCGGTCgcgcgaggaagaggaggcggaACGCGAGAAGGTGGAACGGGTTACGAAGACCAGGAAGACGGAAGGGGAGATATCGAGCGCGAAGGAACGGTACCTCGCTCGAAAGcgcgagcaggaggaggccaagaggAAGGGGTTGGCGGAGTAG
- a CDS encoding Putative LMBR1-like membrane protein: MFHIVSASSPVPSEIFALLALLVISVIVLLILRHYLPLRTTPAFYLVPIFFALWLPACMVLLVPIDLASSARTDDEATRGVWLPQRLLLVSWRITYWLTFALTWFILPILGEYSDSGYREPNDSLMYSLRQNAQYHAIVLGTAGVGLAYLSIRYNPGFTTLKTSFMALAYFYGLVFAIYLMGHGLVAVPRRLFRYSSISGRLRRLQVRAPKLYEKMEDSLLDLEDVELLVSELGRRKTGSAVKFSEWIDELVETANLPESQPRTAVGSADSRALPTVITKKFMADLSRRLMRARHARSRYVNDWNDLLKEASDTQAILDSAASKKLEFGAPSPHAAFWDRFTIHTPYTRYVYYYHFEPYACIALGAFLAVASALITWSELIKAAFPQLSVIRLTVVHHWVGDKGQVGFAGQLISVLWLLYMCAATFITMTEVKTWRGRALVRRNTAYESAFWYSGQVAKLSVPLSYNFMTFLSRDIYVKTRFYAFLGQLIDFTALGRGADYIFPICVLLPVAATLFGLYGKIKRMFGFGGEFIDDDENGDGRVFGSGSWREGRDLIERELGGNSALRRREEAFARLEAAGRSAPVLTVPGGRTGAASSPARSPVRATHNRHTGQASRTRPYRDEEPEEDQNFFESLGHRMKNTMDTFEPPQWFQDIKKPKWLGGDDDEPGSSSGGAAAATGGGGVESDIRRWFGGEGRVRL; encoded by the exons ATGTTCCACATCGTGAGCGCCTCGTCGCCAGTGCCCTCGGAAATCTTTGCGCTCCTTGCGCTGCTCGTCATATCtgtcatcgtcctcctcatcctgcGCCACTACCTACCCCTGCGAACAACACCGGCCTTCTACCTGGTGCCCATTTTCTTCGCATTATGGCTTCCTGCGTGTATGGTGCTGCTTGTGCCCATCGACTTGGCGTCGAGTGCTAggaccgacgacgaggccacgCGTGGAGTCTGGCTCCCACAGCGGCTGCTGTTGGTATCGTGGAGAATAACGTACTGGCTGACATTTGCCTTAACATG GTTCATCCTTCCTATTCTTGGTGAATACTCCGACTCGGGCTATCGCGAACCAAACGACAGTCTGATGTACTCGCTCCGTCAGAATGCCCAGTACCATGCGATCGTACTGGGAACCGCTGGCGTTGGGCTTGCGTACCTCTCCATCAGATACAACCCAGGCTTCACGACGCTCAAGACATCGTTCATGGCACTCGCATATTTCTATGGCTTGGTTTTCGCCATTTACCTCATGGGACACGGCTTGGTTGCGGTTCCTCGTCGACTATTCCGGTATTCGTCCATCAGCGGGAGGCTACGCAGACTGCAGGTTCGTGCGCCAAAACTGTACGAAAAAATGGAGGACTCCCTACTGGACCTGGAGGATGTTGAATTGCTGGTATccgagctgggccgccgcaAGACTGGCAGCGCCGTCAAGTTCAGCGAGTGGATCGATGAGTTGGTTGAAACAGCCAATCTGCCCGAGTCGCAGCCCCGAACGGCTGTCGGATCTGCCGACAGCCGCGCACTGCCGACGGTTATCACAAAGAAGTTCATGGCGGACTTGTCGAGGAGACTGATGCGCGCCCGTCATGCCAGGTCTCGTTATGTGAACGACTGGAATGATTTGTTGAAGGAGGCGTCGGACACTCAGGCCATCCTGGACTCAGCCGCCTCGAAGAAGCTCGAGTTTGGCGCGCCTTCTCCCCACGCCGCATTCTGGGATCGGTTCACCATCCACACACCTTACACACGATATGTGTACTACTATCACTTTGAGCCCTATGCATGCATTGCTCTCGGGGCCTTCCTCGCAGTGGCGTCAGCTCTCATCACCTGGTCGGAGCTGATCAAGGCAGCCTTCCCCCAACTGTCTGTTATCCGCCTGACAGTCGTTCACCACTGGGTGGGTGACAAGGGACAGGTTGGATTTGCCGGGCAGCTTATCTCGGTTCTTTGGCTTCTGTATATGTGTGCTGCAACCTTCATTACCATGACGGAAGTCAAGACGTGGCGGGGACGTGCGCTTGTTAGACGCAACACGGCTTACGAATCGGCATTCTGGTACTCCGGCCAAGTCGCCAAGCTGAGCGTCCCTCTGTCCTACAACTTCATGACTTTCTTATCCAGGGACATCTACGTGAAGACGCGGTTCTATGCCTTCCTCGGACAACTCATCGACTTTACCGCACTCGGCCGTGGGGCAGACTATATCTTCCCCATCTGTGTACTACTTCCTGTCGCAGCCACTCTATTTGGCCTGTACGGGAAGATCAAGCGTATGTTCGGCTTTGGCGGCGAATttatcgacgacgacgagaatgGCGACGGAAGGGTCTTTGGATCAGGCTCCTGGCGCGAGGGCCGAGATCTCATCGAGCGTGAGCTTGGGGGAAATTCTGCCTTGAGACGCCGCGAAGAGGCCTTTGCTAGGCTCGAAGCAGCCGGAAGGTCTGCTCCCGTTCTGACCGTTCCTGGCGGACGCACCGGTGCCGCGTCATCCCCGGCACGCTCCCCTGTTCGTGCCACGCACAACCGTCATACGGGACAGGCATCGCGCACCAGGCCGTATCGCGACGAGGAACCTGAAGAGGACCAGAACTTTTTTGAATCGCTGGGTCATCGCATGAAGAACACGATGGATACGTTTGAGCCCCCGCAATGGTTCCAAGACATTAAGAAGCCCAAGtggctcggcggcgatgacgacgagccAGGCAGTAgcagtggtggtgctgctgctgccaccgGTGGAGGTGGCGTCGAATCCGACATTCGACGCTGGtttggcggcgagggccgcgTTCGGTTGTGA
- a CDS encoding Putative ribonuclease CAF1, ribonuclease H-like superfamily: MGTSVVSADQNQGFRPHSHILSQFATSRRSCQLFRFARPRTTSDINRREFFNTLTEIWTHPLKATQTPTTGGEEQRSSFAASPRPLLATLDANAGPWIVHNPSTPDTPSLDDAVNLDLFERTTREAESVMPPQLTRFPGGPNTISPYHQQFPSHAQGHGPSHGPPLGANPSYLNANAAQLSPFSTNGNVLGGTPGLNGGFPISADTGLGSHAARMGFAHAASLQQQQQQQQHGQPQHSFALDHGAAPPRTTQNKGRIREVWKHNLHEEMAVLRELVDKYPYIAMDTEFPGVVSRPMGSFRGKSDYHYQCLRTNVDMLKVIQIGLTLFNEDGETPPARPNSQQDIELSAAQRRAASQGPFPYAWQFNFKFSVKDDMYNEKSIESLSSAGIDFASLERDGIDPHEFASLLIPSGLVCFDNVKWISFHGGYDFGYLTKLLTCNDLPNDEADFDQVMKLYFPSAYDVKHLMKHAIRLHNSGLLTPSDPSSADILQKFEHKSGLENIADSLKIKRVGNAHQAGSDSLLTGKVFFQMRDKIFNGEIPEEHVGKVWGLGIPELLVLERLPFGNNGGNQDSAQGQGPNGQHNGAPSTPNTASVGLVSTPAAQSHNTNGISMGPMTPGGGGGVFGNFAFGGTR, translated from the exons ATGGGCACTTCAGTGGTG TCGGCCGACCAGAATCAAGGCTTCAGGCCTCATTCACACATTCTGTCCCAATTCGCGACATCCAGACGTTCTTGCCAGCTTTTTCGCTTCGCACGGCCCCGGACGACGAGCGATATCAATCGACGCGAATTCTTCAACACTCTGACAGAAATTTGGACGCACCCCCTCAAGGCGACTCAAACCCCGACGACCGGCGGCGAAGAACAAAGGAGCTCTTTCGCTGCCAGCCCCCGTCCATTACTCGCAACTCTAGACGCAAATGCAGGGCCGTGGATCGTCCACAACCCCTCAACACCCGACACGCCCtcgctcgacgacgcggtAAATCTCGACCTTTTCGAACGAACCACCCGAGAGGCAGAATCTGTTATGCCGCCACAGCTGACTAGGTTCCCTGGCGGGCCCAACACCATATCACCCTACCACCAGCAGTTCCCTTCCCACGCCCAAGGCCACGGTCCTAGCCATGGGCCACCCTTAGGTGCCAACCCTTCCTACCTCAACGCGAACGCCGCCCAACTCAGTCCCTTCTCAACAAATGGAaacgtcctcggcggcaccCCCGGTCTGAACGGCGGCTTCCCCATCAGCGCCGACACCGGGCTGGGGAGCCATGCCGCGCGGATGGGTTTTGCACACGCGGCGAgcctgcagcagcaacaacaacagcagcagcacggccAGCCGCAACACAGCTTTGCGCTCGATCacggcgccgcgccgccacgGACGACGCAGAACAAGGGGAGGATAAGGGAAGTGTGGAAGCACAACCTCCACGAGGAAATGGCAGTGCTGAgggagctcgtcgacaagTATCCCTATATCGCCATG GATACGGAATTCCCAGGCGTGGTATCACGGCCAATGGGCTCCTTTAGAGGAAAGAGCGATTACCACTACCAATGCCTGCGAACCAATGTCGACATGCTCAAGGTCATCCAGATCGGGCTGACGCTTTTcaacgaagacggcgagacCCCACCCGCGCGACCGAACTCTCAGCAGGACATCGAACTGAGCGCGGCTCAGCGAAGAGCAGCGTCACAAGGCCCGTTTCCCTACGCGTGGCAGTTCAACTTTAAGTTCTCCGTCAAGGATGACATGTACAACGAGAAGTCGATCGAGTCATTATCCAGCGCCGGAATCGATTTTGCCTCCCTCGAGAGAGATGGCATCGACCCCCACGAATTCGCCTCCCTCCTTATCCCATCCGGCCTCGTGTGCTTCGACAACGTGAAATGGATCTCTTTCCACGGAGGCTACGACTTCGGCTACCTCACCAAATTACTCACCTGCAACGACCTCCCCAACGATGAAGCGGATTTCGACCAAGTCATGAAGTTGTACTTCCCGTCAGCTTATGATGTTAAGCACCTCATGAAGCATGCCATACGACTTCACAACTCGGGGCTCCTGACCCCTAGCGATCCCAGTAGCGCCGATATTCTCCAGAAATTCGAACACAAGTCTGGTCTCGAGAACATCGCCGATTCCCTAAAGATTAAGCGTGTAGGGAATGCGCACCAGGCCGGCTCCGACTCCCTTCTCACGGGCAAGGTCTTCTTCCAGATGCGAGACAAGATCTTTAACGGAGAAATCCCCGAAGAACATGTTGGCAAGGTCTGGGGCCTGGGCATTCCTGAGCTTCTGGTACTGGAGAGACTGCCGTTCGGCAATAATGGCGGCAACCAGGACTCGGCGCAAGGCCAGGGCCCCAACGGCCAGCACAACGGAGCACCCAGCACGCCCAACACCGCTAGCGTCGGCCTCGTGAGCACACCGGCCGCGCAGTCGCATAATACCAACGGCATCTCCATGGGACCAATGACGCCaggcgggggcggcggagTGTTCGGCAACTTTGCCTTTGGAGGCACTAGATAA
- a CDS encoding Putative NADH dehydrogenase [ubiquinone] 1 beta subcomplex subunit 3 yields the protein MQPTRLAMASVRGQKPNVTGFDMRAFKEAAGQPRYDPWERAEAWRYKGPFTRFNRFKGSFPGLGIATVAFAGYCAFEYFFLTDDHHHGDSHGKDHH from the exons ATGCAGCCAACGAG GTTAGCGATGGCGTCCGTCCGCGGACAGAAGCCCAATGTTACCGGCTTCGATATGAGAGCcttcaaggaggccgccggccagcCCAGATACGACCCTTGGGAGAGGGC AGAGGCATGGAGATACAAGGGCCCCTTCACGAGGTTCAACCGTTTCAAGGGATCTTTCCCCGGTCTCGGGATCGCGACCGTTGCCTTTGCCGGCTATTGCGCGTTCGAGTACTTCTTCCTGAccgacgaccaccaccacggcgACAGCCACGGCAAGGACCACCACTAG
- a CDS encoding Putative translation initiation factor IF6, whose product MAVRAQFENSNEIGCFATLTNSYALVAPGASENFYSVFEAELQGVIPICRASIAGVRIIGRLTAGNRKGLLVPNTTSDQELQHLRNSLPDEVRIQRIEERLSALGNVIVCNDHIALIHPDLERETEEIIADVLGVEVFRQTIADNVLVGSYMSLTNQGGLVHPKTSIQDQDELSSLLQVPLVAGSVNRGSNVVGSGMVVNDWMAVTGLDTTATELSVIESVFRLGEGLGPDNVNTKLKDTMVESFY is encoded by the exons ATGGCGGTGCGCGCGCAATTCGAGAATTCCAACGA GATTGGTTGCTTCGCAACTCTCACCAACTCGTATGCTCTCGTCGCCCCCGGCGCCAGCGAGAACTTTTACAGCGTGTTCGAGGCCGAGTTGCAAGGCGTGATCCCCATTTGCCGGGCCAGCATTGCCGGCGTCCGCATCATTGGTCGGTTAACGGCTGG TAACCGCAAGGGTCTTTTGGTCCCCAACACCACGTCAGATCAGGAGCTCCAACACCTCCGCAACTCCCTGCCAGACGAAGTTCGTATCCAGAGAATAGAAGAGCGCCTGTCGGCCCTCGGCAACGTCATCGTATGCAACGACCACATCGCTCTCATCCACCCGGACCTGGAGCGCGAGACGGAGGAGATTATCGCCGAcgtgctcggcgtcgaggtgtTCAGGCAGACCATCGCCGACAACGTGCTCGTCGGCTCGTACATGTCGCTCACGAACCAGGGCGGTCTCGTGCACCCCAAGACGTCGATACAGGACCAGGATGAGCTCTCGAGCTTGTTGCAGGTGCCCCTGGTAGCCGGCAGTGTCAACCGCGGCagcaacgtcgtcggctccgGCATGGTCGTCAACGACTGGATGGCCGTTACCGGCCTCGACACGACGGCGACAGAGCTCAGCGTGATTGAGAGCGTCTTCAGACTGGGCGAGGGCCTGGGCCCGGACAATGTCAACACCAAGCTCAAGGACACCATGGTCGAGTCTTTCTACTAG
- a CDS encoding Putative siRNA-mediated silencing protein NRDE-2 codes for MSDTGGKRLTVPKFSSFKPKASTSTPLDTKTSHDRKDEKDDKFKERRSRHEPRHHEDRKEHRSEHRQHRRKRSRSRSRDRAVVKRPDLSNVLSVAEGIFFFDKKGDPLIRRYGGNDRSRVPMYRRGYRGRVLGSDGYLFIHRDGSYEQFSIRMPGEGSLSSRDRALFQPKVHRAKPKRIRLRNEPSGNLSHGVEEDFVPLSTLRRRHIEESQSSGDERPSYRSIEGKAKAHEFSDSDIDLDSDAQEDTGLDMDDPLKQRSIQLSRKVKEHPENIEAWLELIGHQNVLLNAGQSLDREVTKAEVHSFAEIKISMFESALAQAKKPEDEERLLLGLMLEGSKVWSTSKLDNRWEDVAKKHDSSFCLWKARVDNKLTSLSTFQYTDIKAMHINRLQAILKQDKVSVSPFPGHATNDSEVSRYEQMIFVFLRATRFAYDAGFREMAVAAWQALLDLNLQRPSNCDDVAELQVLDSFRDFWEDEAPRIGEKGASGWRHYVQVNGTVDLPESQKDDGAIQGSRDVYRSWGATERLRATNARSPARATDDVLEDDPYRVVMFSDIEEFLFVIPSSAVPTVWKQLVDAFLLFCCLPPAFRASAWTEAAENDTLITGSRSLFENDVLQKPNEPDVMDESKKTPTFKQDGSCLVASPDLLFAGPDWFSLFSGWTSTSKVLDGPVNLTLVTNAVRLLVSSKEFGELAEYSLSIEAINEPHSIKKRAKALIKQDPANLKLYNAYALAEFVYGKVEVGFQVVASATGLVSTPNNSEGRILWKTWAWMELHAGNNAQAIVRLCASTDGSYVNAPEAVTGAPSQLLKAQQSLSASVEHETSAGQLDDAITTAECLALLEYLTAQEGSEPTSEAQGSISSAMERIWTMSSELCARGQSKSPTHEKLLQAGARLLYYHASRGPFRRAYLRDQLSQFIELFPRNTIFLSLFSWASTTFGIDDPVRDILRKVALTNENDCISNRIFAIRYELQRGNVHSTQAAFEKALDSPACRSNPGLWRCYIRFGYARKQFRNKAKDVFLRGLRHCPWSKELALEAYTTLINVMDEFELKSIFDAMLSKGLRIHVDMDDFIANHEKARADLSEASRTKRNRTGGG; via the exons ATGTCGGACACTGGAGGGAAAAGGTTGACGGTGCCCAAGTTCTCGTCCTTCAAGCCCAAAGCTTCGACTTCTACACCTTTAGACACCAAAACTTCCCACGACCgcaaggacgagaaggacgacaagTTCAAGGAGAGGCGATCTCGCCATGAGCCTCGGCATCATGAAGACCGCAAAGAGCATCGCTCTGAGCATCGCCAACATCGTCGCAAAAGGAGTCGCAGCCGAAGTCGGGACCGGGCAGTTGTTAAAAGGCCAGATTTGTCAAATGTCTTGAGCGTCGCCGAAGGtatcttcttcttcgacaaaAAGGGCGACCCCCTGATTAGGAGATACGGTGGCAACGATCGCTCTCGCGTGCCCATGTACCGTCGTGGGTACCGGGGACGAGTCCTCGGCTCTGATGGCTATCTATTCATCCACAGAGATGGTTCATATGAGCAGTTCAGCATTCGAATGCCTGGAGAAGGCAGCTTGTCCTCCAGAGACAGAGCCCTGTTCCAACCCAAGGTTCATCGAGCCAAGCCAAAGCGCATACGATTGCGAAACGAGCCTAGTGGAAACCTCTCACatggcgttgaagaagacTTTGTTCCGCTGAGCACTTTGAGGCGACGGCACATTGAAGAGTCACAGTCTTCCGGCGACGAGAGGCCCTCGTACCGATCTATcgagggcaaggccaaggctcACGAGTTTTCTGACAGCGATATCGACCTTGACTCTGATGCTCAAGAGGATACTGGCCTCGATATGGATGACCCTTTGAAACAGCGCTCCATTCAGCTATCCAGAAAAGTCAAGGAGCATCCTGAGAACATTGAGGCTTGGCTTGAACTCATCGGGCATCAAAACGTCCTCTTGAACGCCGGGCAGAGCTTGGACCGTGAAGTTACAAAAGCTGAAGTTCACAGCTTCGCCGAGATAAAAATATCAATGTTTGAGTCTGCATTGGCCCAAGCAAAGAAGCCTGAGGATGAGGAGCGCTTGCTGCTCGGTTTGATGCTTGAAGGCTCCAAAGTTTGGTCAACCTCCAAACTTGACAATCGTTGGGAGGATGTGGCGAAGAAGCACGACTCGAGTTTCTGTTTGTGGAAAGCCAGAGTCGATAACAAACTCACCAGCCTATCGACGTTTCAGTACACTGATATCAAGGCCATGCATATCAACCGACTACAGGCCATTCTCAAGCAGGACAAGGTCTCAGTTTCGCCATTTCCAGGCCACGCGACGAACGATTCGGAGGTCTCACGCTACGAGCAAATGATCTTTGTCTTCCTCAGAGCCACGAGATTCGCCTACGATGCCGGGTTCCGCGAAATGGCTGTTGCGGCATGGCAGGCACTCCTTGATCTCAACCTCCAGCGGCCGTCAAATTGCGATGACGTGGCAGAGTTACAGGTACTCGATTCTTTCAGAGACTTCTGGGAAGATGAGGCGCCAAGGATAGGGGAGAAAGGCGCTTCTGGCTGGAGGCACTATGTCCAGGTAAACGGCACCGTCGACCTACCAGAATCACAAAAAGACGACGGTGCGATTCAAGGGTCTCGGGACGTGTACAGATCGTGGGGCGCAACGGAACGCCTCCGAGCAACCAACGCAAGGAGCCCAGCACGAGCCACGGATGATGTCCTCGAAGACGATCCCTATCGTGTCGTCATGTTCTCTGACATTGAGGAATTCCTGTTCGTTATACCTTCGAGTGCCGTTCCTACCGTCTGGAAACAACTCGTTGACGCGTTCCTACTCTTTTGCTGTCTGCCCCCGGCATTCCGAGCGAGTGCCTGGACCGAAGCAGCGGAGAATGACACGTTAATCACAGGCAGCAGGAGCTTGTTTGAGAACGATGTACTCCAGAAGCCGAATGAACCCGATGTCATGGACGAATCTAAAAAGACACCGACATTCAAACAAGACGGATCTTGCCTCGTAGCGTCACCCGATTTACTCTTTGCTGGCCCTGACTGGTTCTCGCTTTTCTCCGGTTGGACTAGTACATCGAAAGTTTTGGATGGGCCAGTGAATCTAACCTTGGTGACAAATGCGGTACGGCTGCTCGTGAGCTCAAAGGAATTCGGAGAGCTTGCTGAATACTCGCTTTCTATTGAAGCGATCAATGAACCTCATAGCATCAAAAAACGTGCCAAAGCCTTGATCAAACAAGACCCGGCCAATCTGAAGTTGTACAACGCCTACGCCTTGGCTGAGTTCGTCTATGGAAAGGTAGAGGTTGGCTTTCAAGTAGTTGCGTCGGCTACCGGCTTGGTCTCT ACTCCCAACAACAGTGAGGGGAGGATCCTATGGAAAACATGGGCCTGGATGGAACTCCATGCCGGGAACAACGCACAAGCTATTGTCCGACTGTGTGCCTCAACGGATGGGTCCTATGTGAATGCCCCTGAGGCAGTGACCGGGGCTCCCTCACAGCTTCTCAAGGCACAGCAATCACTTTCAGCAAGCGTGGAACACGAAACCTCTGCTGGGCAGCTAGATGATGCTATCACCACCGCCGAATGTCTAGCACTCCTAGAATACCTCACAGCACAGGAAGGATCCGAACCAACATCCGAAGCCCAAGGAAGCATCTCATCAGCCATGGAGAGAATCTGGACCATGTCTTCAGAGCTATGTGCTAGGGGCCAGTCCAAGTCACCAACTCACGAGAAGCTTCTGCAAGCTGGCGCAAGGCTTCTTTACTATCACGCCAGTCGAGG GCCATTTCGACGTGCGTATCTTCGAGATCAGCTCAGTCAATTCATTGAGTTGTTCCCGCGAAACACAATCTTCCTGAGCCTATTTTCCTGGGCATCGACCACATTTGGCATTGATGACCCGGTTCGTGACATCCTTCGCAAGGTTGCTCTCACGAACGAAAACGACTGCATCAGCAATCGCATCTTCGCGATCCGCTATGAGCTACAGAGAGGAAACGTGCATTCTACACAAGCGGCCTTTGAGAAGGCACTCGACAGCCCTGCATGCAGATCCAATCCAGGTCTCTGGCGATGCTACATCAGGTTCGGTTACGCCAGGAAGCAGTTCAGGAATAAGGCCAAGGACGTCTTCCTCCGAGGTCTGCGGCATTGCCCTTGGTCCAAGGAACTGGCCCTCGAGGCATACACGACTCTCATCAATGTCATGGACGAGTTTGAACTCAAATCTATTTTCGACGCGATGTTGTCCAAGGGGTTGCGGATACACGTTGACATGGACGATTTTATTGCCAACCACGAGAAGGCGAGAGCAGACCTATCTGAGGCTTCTCGGACGAAGCGTAACAggacgggggggggataG